The window CTTCCTGCCAAAACGCAAGTTCCTGGATGTATAGCGTCTCGAATACCTTGTCAGTGGCGAACATGATGTGGTTGGACCGTATCGAACCGGCCATCTCCTGCAGCGTGTCCATCAGTTTTGGGTCCTTGACAATGTCCGTGGCCATCGCCAGCGATGTGTTGCCGACCTGGTAGATGTTCTTCGGCGTCGGGGGTATGAGTCCCACTCTCTGCGCCTTGAGCGCGTCCACGTAGGTTCCTGAAGCACCGCTCATATACATGCTGTCCAGGTCATCGAACGTGATGCCGGCCTTCTCGAGCAGGGTGAAGTGCCCGGCCCTCATCGCGCCGAACGCTTTAGCCGCTTCCTGAAAATCGTGGTCGTCGATGTAGAACCCGTCCTGCAGGTGCAGCTTTCCGTCACCGGTCGTGATGTGCGGAGCGGTGATCATGCCGGTATCGAGCCCGGTCGCTATCGCCGCTATCACTCCGGTGCCGGTAATGCCCCGTGACCGGCCATGCATTGCGCCTTCCTCCATGACATCGCCTGACGTTGGATCGACCTTGTCCCCCTCCGTCGGCATCAGGCTGTCGTCCAGGACCTTGCAGCGCCAATGGCCTTCAAAGTCGATATCGGATATCGCGCCCGGTGCTGCCAGCATCCCGAAGCGTATTGCCTGTCCTTCCATGGCCGGACCGGCAGCGGCCGATCCTGTATAGATTTCGTCTCTCACTTTCAGCGCCATCTCCGCGTTTGTTCCATAGTCGGTGACCAGACACGGTTCCTTTCGGTCTAACAATCCGGTCTTGAACATCATGGCCAGAGCGTCCGCGCCTATCTCGTGGGCGATGGACGGAGGGACATATACCTCAGCGTCAGGCCCACCCAGGTCGATGCCGAGTTTCTCGGACGACATCACCCGGGCATCCCTCTTCTGAGGTGTGACCCCCTTCGATTTCAGCGATCGCTCGCCCACGAATGCCAGGTCCCTAAGCTCCATGTTCTGGAATATCGAGAGCTGGATCGGATTGCCGCATACTGCCAGCCTCTCCACCTTGGTCAGGTCGATCTCGAGCAGCCGGATCAAACGATTGATGGCGTCCATCATCAGCTCGTTGGCCAAGTTCTGGTCCACCTCGATGCAATAGGTCAGGTGGTCCATCACGTTCGCCCCGGGAACTGGATGCCTTACGGTGATGGCCGTGGAGAGAATGGTCTTCGTCTGCAGATCGAGAGCATGGACCCTTGTCCCGCTCGTGCCAACATCGATCGATATTCCGTACATTGTTGTCACCCTTTGCCATCATGACAATGTTGGGAGCCGTGACAGACATCTTGGACCGTCGCTTCCTTGAGGTTGTCGCTCATGTAATTGGACACGGCCTCCTTTACTGTTCCAGCTGCCCCTACAAATACCTTGATACCGTTGTTCTGGAATTCGATCAAAGGCCGGCGACCTATTCCGCCGATCAAGACCGCATCTACGCCTGCATCGGCCATCTTTCGTACCGGGATCATGCAGTTGTGTTCCCCCTCATTTCCAATCGTCGATACGTTCTTGATCTGGCTTCCCTCGATCTCCACCGCGGTGAACAGATCGCAGTGTCCAAAATGGGCAGAAACGCCCGCATCTAGTCCTCCCGGACTGTTACTTGGTATTCCGATTTTCATTTTCTTTGTCTCCTTATATCTTATTTATTTTATTCCATCAGGGGCGAATAATTACGCCCATCCATATTGAATGATGAAACCAATGCTGGCTCCCAGCGGGTCTCCAACATATCCTTCTTGAATCGTAAGGACCCGCATAGACAAGGTATCAATTTGCCTCATCCACGGCCTTACCTTCCTTCCCATTGCACCGACCCTTGCAACAACGCTTTGGTCGATTGTCATCCGGATTGTCAGGATTTCTTCGTACGTCGTTGCCTCCACATTTGGGGCACTGCAACGGCTGTTCAATTGCATGGGAAATATTCCACATGGTACTGCATCCATTGCAGCTATATCCCCGTGGCACAACCACTGTGTAATCTCCCCCTTTTATCTCGATCGCTTTCCCTTTCACAAGAGCCTCGGCAATCTTCCTTCTGGAATTTTGAAGGTCCTCCCAGAGGGCCCGTCTGGAGATCCCCATCCTTTGGGCAGCCCCTTCCTGTTCCAATCCTTCTAGGTCGACCAAACGAACGGCCTCAAGCTCCTCCAAGGATAGGAGGACGAGGTCGAGCTCCTGAAGAGGGACTCCCCTGGGCTTGAAATATGTAACAACTGGCACCGTTTCAATCCTCCTTGGGCATCGTGGTCGACCAGGTCTCATCAATTCTCTCACTAGAGATAAAATATATAAACATTTGTAAAATA of the Methanomassiliicoccales archaeon genome contains:
- a CDS encoding NifB/NifX family molybdenum-iron cluster-binding protein, with the translated sequence MKIGIPSNSPGGLDAGVSAHFGHCDLFTAVEIEGSQIKNVSTIGNEGEHNCMIPVRKMADAGVDAVLIGGIGRRPLIEFQNNGIKVFVGAAGTVKEAVSNYMSDNLKEATVQDVCHGSQHCHDGKG
- a CDS encoding DUF134 domain-containing protein: MRELMRPGRPRCPRRIETVPVVTYFKPRGVPLQELDLVLLSLEELEAVRLVDLEGLEQEGAAQRMGISRRALWEDLQNSRRKIAEALVKGKAIEIKGGDYTVVVPRGYSCNGCSTMWNISHAIEQPLQCPKCGGNDVRRNPDNPDDNRPKRCCKGRCNGKEGKAVDEAN
- a CDS encoding methylamine methyltransferase corrinoid protein reductive activase, yielding MYGISIDVGTSGTRVHALDLQTKTILSTAITVRHPVPGANVMDHLTYCIEVDQNLANELMMDAINRLIRLLEIDLTKVERLAVCGNPIQLSIFQNMELRDLAFVGERSLKSKGVTPQKRDARVMSSEKLGIDLGGPDAEVYVPPSIAHEIGADALAMMFKTGLLDRKEPCLVTDYGTNAEMALKVRDEIYTGSAAAGPAMEGQAIRFGMLAAPGAISDIDFEGHWRCKVLDDSLMPTEGDKVDPTSGDVMEEGAMHGRSRGITGTGVIAAIATGLDTGMITAPHITTGDGKLHLQDGFYIDDHDFQEAAKAFGAMRAGHFTLLEKAGITFDDLDSMYMSGASGTYVDALKAQRVGLIPPTPKNIYQVGNTSLAMATDIVKDPKLMDTLQEMAGSIRSNHIMFATDKVFETLYIQELAFWQEGMPVQSYNFFLQSMGIQPLPEKFREAKVFKIVQRDIPVLGDKGLKILTDIGTKLKGTFDGCIACQKCAEACPENAITFENKGSGEPEITVASDLCNGTACLRCERGCPEKVFKFKGLKSTRKARA